The following proteins come from a genomic window of Legionella cherrii:
- a CDS encoding adenylate/guanylate cyclase domain-containing protein: MTQSHLELEILKTEKLRTTILSIIFILMALIWTIFFIHSPEVYYRQAQVSPMVMPSSLVAIAFYFLLMRLVVSQYMLHQKNIPLVIQYIKAFIEINIPTLGIIVLMNYHTPIYVLLMPPVLLYFIFIILSSLTLNEWLCGFSGMVAAIEYWLFSYYVLHYTPIKGIDYYLIAWYAFANRGGMLLVAGVATAFVTSQIKKQLFVAFEAQKERDRIEGIFGQHVSPEVVSKLLSKDGNLSEYIPVCVMFLDVRNFTHFTEVSEPSIAVNYLNNIFKFMVKIIHDNKGIINKFLGDGFMAVFGAPISSGNDVVNAVNAALEIMKRTEEEVKKGHLPDLKLGIGLHFGHAVTGTIGTKKRQEYTIIGDVVNSAAHIEQLNKTYNSHILISEDAMKELPEMKGEFVGNAMLKHRDHPIKLYRLA, from the coding sequence ATGACTCAATCTCATTTGGAATTGGAAATATTAAAAACTGAGAAGTTAAGAACAACCATTTTATCTATTATTTTTATTCTAATGGCTCTCATTTGGACAATATTTTTTATTCATTCTCCCGAAGTATACTATCGACAAGCGCAAGTATCCCCGATGGTTATGCCGAGTTCTTTAGTGGCGATCGCGTTTTATTTTTTATTAATGCGACTTGTTGTTTCTCAATACATGCTCCATCAGAAAAATATACCCCTCGTAATACAATATATTAAAGCGTTCATCGAAATAAATATCCCAACACTAGGAATAATCGTTCTAATGAATTATCACACCCCAATATATGTTCTTTTAATGCCACCTGTTTTACTTTATTTTATTTTCATTATTCTGTCTTCACTCACCTTAAATGAATGGTTATGTGGGTTTTCAGGAATGGTTGCCGCCATTGAATATTGGCTTTTTTCCTATTACGTACTGCATTACACTCCAATCAAAGGAATTGATTACTATTTAATCGCATGGTATGCCTTTGCCAATCGAGGAGGAATGTTATTAGTTGCTGGGGTCGCTACCGCTTTTGTCACATCACAAATTAAAAAGCAATTGTTTGTAGCCTTTGAGGCACAAAAAGAACGGGACAGAATTGAAGGTATTTTTGGACAGCATGTTTCACCTGAAGTGGTCTCCAAATTATTATCTAAGGATGGTAATTTGAGTGAATACATACCGGTTTGTGTTATGTTTTTGGACGTGCGAAATTTCACTCATTTTACCGAAGTAAGCGAACCATCAATTGCAGTTAATTATCTCAATAATATTTTTAAATTTATGGTCAAAATCATTCATGACAATAAAGGGATTATCAATAAATTTTTAGGTGATGGTTTTATGGCTGTATTTGGTGCACCTATATCGAGTGGTAATGATGTGGTTAATGCCGTAAACGCCGCGCTTGAGATTATGAAACGCACTGAAGAGGAAGTAAAAAAAGGCCATTTACCCGATCTCAAATTAGGAATAGGACTCCATTTTGGTCATGCGGTAACAGGTACGATTGGGACTAAAAAAAGACAGGAATATACCATTATTGGTGATGTAGTCAATTCAGCAGCCCATATAGAGCAGTTAAATAAAACCTATAATTCTCATATTCTTATTTCTGAAGATGCCATGAAGGAATTACCTGAAATGAAGGGCGAATTTGTTGGTAATGCCATGCTTAAACATCGCGATCATCCAATCAAATTATACAGATTAGCTTGA
- the istA gene encoding IS21 family transposase, whose protein sequence is MTITNQQVKLLMKKLKKHNQEVSAAKSGMSANTARKYIKSGQLPSEMSKPHTWKTRVDAFSDVWDELAKMLEGAPGLEAKTLLNYLMARAPEQYNQSHLRTLQRRVRDWRAAFGAEQAVIFRQHIQPGKQSQSDFTCMNSLNITINGQPFKHLLFHFILTYSRWESIKVCFSESFESLVSGFEKAVWELGYVAGEHRTDNLTAATKAMGSRREFTERWQMVMAHYQIKPTTNNPGVSHENGSIEKSHDLLKNAIDQTLMVRGSRDFLTQKDYIEFLQKIVDGRNKYRMAQFEQEEELLQELPDRKWNSPEIVTARVSSGSIIQLLDKPYSVPSRLIHYTLKAYIYPEEIILFYGNKQLQVMPRNYGDGLEGINYRHLIDALVRKPSAFANYRYQGAFFPRSCFRKAYDELCNKRPASADRVYLKILQLAKIQSEQQVALALELLLEAREIPLLERVKELIDVYQKEKRAVHVMEPNLADYDNLLTSYRSH, encoded by the coding sequence ATGACAATAACCAATCAGCAGGTAAAATTACTCATGAAAAAACTAAAAAAACATAACCAGGAAGTATCTGCCGCAAAATCAGGAATGTCAGCTAATACAGCAAGGAAATATATTAAGAGTGGTCAACTGCCGTCAGAGATGAGCAAGCCACATACTTGGAAAACCCGAGTTGATGCGTTCTCTGATGTTTGGGATGAGCTTGCAAAAATGCTGGAGGGTGCACCAGGGCTAGAAGCCAAGACACTGCTTAATTATCTTATGGCACGTGCCCCAGAACAATATAATCAAAGCCATTTACGTACATTGCAACGACGGGTTCGCGATTGGCGGGCTGCCTTTGGAGCCGAACAAGCGGTTATTTTCAGGCAACATATTCAACCAGGTAAGCAAAGCCAGTCTGATTTTACGTGCATGAACTCACTTAACATCACCATTAATGGCCAACCATTTAAGCACCTCCTTTTTCATTTTATCCTGACGTATTCACGCTGGGAGTCGATTAAAGTATGTTTCAGCGAAAGCTTTGAAAGTTTAGTCAGTGGTTTTGAAAAGGCAGTATGGGAACTAGGTTATGTCGCCGGTGAGCATCGTACAGATAACCTCACTGCAGCAACTAAAGCGATGGGGAGTAGGCGCGAGTTCACCGAGCGTTGGCAAATGGTTATGGCTCATTACCAAATCAAACCAACTACTAATAATCCTGGAGTAAGCCATGAAAATGGCTCTATAGAAAAAAGCCATGATTTGTTGAAAAACGCGATTGACCAGACCTTGATGGTGCGTGGCTCTCGTGATTTCCTAACTCAAAAAGATTATATTGAGTTTTTGCAGAAAATAGTTGATGGGCGCAACAAATACCGGATGGCTCAGTTTGAGCAAGAAGAGGAGCTACTGCAAGAGCTTCCTGATAGAAAATGGAATTCACCTGAAATTGTTACTGCACGCGTGAGCTCAGGCAGCATTATCCAGCTTCTGGATAAGCCTTATAGCGTCCCCAGCAGGCTAATTCACTATACATTAAAAGCTTATATTTATCCTGAAGAAATCATCTTGTTCTATGGCAACAAACAACTGCAGGTCATGCCAAGAAACTATGGTGATGGGCTTGAAGGGATTAACTACAGACACCTTATTGATGCTTTAGTTCGAAAGCCATCTGCTTTTGCTAATTATCGTTACCAAGGAGCCTTTTTCCCCAGGAGCTGCTTTCGTAAGGCTTATGATGAGCTTTGCAACAAGCGGCCAGCTAGTGCTGATAGAGTCTATTTAAAGATTCTGCAGTTAGCAAAAATTCAATCAGAACAGCAAGTTGCTCTTGCCCTTGAGTTATTGCTTGAGGCACGCGAAATCCCTCTTCTGGAACGGGTTAAGGAGTTAATCGATGTCTACCAAAAAGAGAAAAGAGCTGTTCACGTCATGGAGCCAAACCTGGCTGATTATGACAACTTATTGACCTCCTACAGGAGTCACTAA
- a CDS encoding saccharopine dehydrogenase family protein: MKKNFLIYGSYGYTGNLIAQLSLQQGLKPILAGRDEKKLKQQAAALNLEYRVFDVNDLEQAKNALRDLIAVIHCAGPFKYTYRNMALACLATKTHYLDITGEVMVIEQLMAMNEQAKKNGIMLLPGSGFDVVPSDCLAAFLKHSLPDANRLILAIGTFTQSAHLSISHGTAKTMLEDIPEGTKIRNEGILKTIPFCGKTHFFDFGADKKLLCATISWGDLSSAWWSTQIPHIETYMALPKKIIKLKTFINFFKWFLSWTPIKSYLMHKINQLPAGPTEDQRQNSVVKIYAEVTNEAGKKVAAVMTTPNGYTLTALSTLLIIQKILSGDAPIGFQTPSSAYTENLIMELPEVTRVLVNPC; encoded by the coding sequence ATGAAAAAAAATTTCCTTATTTATGGTTCTTATGGATATACCGGTAATTTAATTGCTCAGTTAAGTCTACAGCAAGGATTAAAGCCGATATTAGCCGGAAGAGATGAAAAGAAGTTAAAACAGCAAGCAGCGGCTTTGAATTTGGAGTATCGAGTATTTGATGTGAACGATTTGGAGCAAGCTAAAAATGCTCTTCGCGACCTTATAGCGGTAATTCATTGTGCGGGTCCATTTAAGTATACCTACAGAAACATGGCGCTGGCCTGTCTTGCCACAAAAACCCATTATTTGGATATTACCGGTGAAGTGATGGTAATAGAACAGCTTATGGCGATGAATGAGCAGGCAAAAAAAAATGGTATCATGCTCTTACCTGGTTCTGGATTTGATGTAGTCCCTAGTGATTGTTTGGCTGCTTTTTTAAAGCATTCTTTACCTGATGCAAATCGATTGATTCTTGCCATTGGTACATTTACTCAAAGTGCGCATTTAAGTATTTCTCATGGTACTGCTAAAACGATGCTGGAAGATATCCCTGAAGGAACTAAAATACGAAATGAAGGAATTTTAAAGACAATTCCGTTTTGTGGAAAAACCCATTTTTTTGATTTTGGAGCCGACAAGAAATTGTTGTGTGCCACTATTTCATGGGGAGATTTGTCATCTGCTTGGTGGTCTACACAGATTCCACATATAGAAACGTATATGGCATTACCGAAAAAAATAATAAAGCTTAAAACTTTTATTAACTTCTTTAAATGGTTTTTAAGTTGGACTCCAATTAAAAGCTATCTAATGCATAAAATTAATCAATTACCCGCTGGACCTACTGAGGATCAAAGACAAAACTCAGTTGTAAAAATATATGCTGAGGTAACCAATGAAGCGGGCAAAAAAGTTGCTGCAGTAATGACGACACCTAATGGTTATACATTAACTGCCTTATCAACGTTATTGATAATTCAAAAAATTTTATCAGGAGATGCTCCGATTGGTTTTCAAACCCCCTCCAGTGCATATACAGAAAATTTAATCATGGAACTACCTGAAGTCACGCGAGTTTTGGTTAATCCGTGTTAA
- the istB gene encoding IS21-like element helper ATPase IstB — translation MNINLNLTHNLNQLLSNLKLPICLKDYLEVAQRCEKEKLSHVEFFYEILQRESDYRMQKKIDKLVKSAQLPRDKLLSDFDMTRIPGLAPSQIIQLAEGEFIDRYGNVLIFGNPGTGKTHLSIGLAREWCLSGRRVCFYTAASLVQQLLQAKQVLKLEQFIKKLDRFELLIIDDISYVPFERHETDVLFTLMAARYEMRSLLITSNLPFSKWNSIFKDEMTTNAAIDRLVHHAVILELNTSSYRSECAKRNKVEPINAD, via the coding sequence ATGAACATCAATTTGAATTTAACTCATAATTTAAATCAACTGCTGTCCAATTTAAAATTACCTATTTGCCTTAAAGATTATCTGGAGGTGGCACAGCGTTGTGAGAAAGAAAAACTGTCTCATGTTGAATTCTTTTATGAAATTCTGCAAAGAGAAAGCGATTATCGCATGCAAAAAAAGATAGATAAGCTCGTCAAATCAGCTCAATTACCGCGCGACAAGTTACTGTCTGATTTTGATATGACTCGTATTCCTGGGCTTGCGCCAAGCCAAATTATTCAATTGGCCGAAGGGGAGTTTATTGACCGATACGGCAATGTATTAATTTTTGGAAACCCAGGTACTGGAAAAACCCACTTAAGTATAGGGCTTGCACGTGAATGGTGTTTGTCCGGAAGACGAGTTTGTTTTTACACTGCAGCGAGTCTTGTCCAGCAACTGCTGCAAGCGAAGCAGGTATTGAAGTTAGAGCAGTTCATCAAAAAGTTAGACCGATTTGAGTTGCTCATTATTGATGATATCTCTTATGTCCCTTTTGAGCGTCATGAAACCGATGTACTATTCACGCTGATGGCCGCACGTTATGAGATGCGCAGTTTATTGATTACCAGTAATTTGCCATTCTCAAAATGGAACTCCATCTTTAAAGATGAAATGACTACGAATGCCGCCATTGATAGGCTTGTGCATCATGCAGTGATCCTTGAACTCAATACATCGAGTTACCGTAGTGAGTGCGCCAAGAGGAATAAAGTAGAGCCCATCAACGCCGACTGA
- a CDS encoding glycosyltransferase family 39 protein encodes MLFPIKKNSLSYGMENISCSSIFSLLLYTLLIWWLAHVISDSNLDKYDDMLEAYSWGSLWSWGHDKHPPLFGWIAAAWFQIFPHDNMFFYLLSYAVVALGLLGVFCLTPLFLRNVFDSAFSSDAYLKCCKKLGFLSVALLLLSFPYTTLAAKYNANSILLMLWPWTIYFFLRATHKSQRLLGGLLNSLFLGFMAALSMLGKYFSGILLLTLFFVSLLPLYRNWYRSFSPYLSLLIFCICLAPHFYWLTQNDYPTLVYLQTKGDGKIYWILCLKFLFAPLLYWCIPWYWVLLKFFEGPWYQRMLNSWRAIHLGDDALWWIAILPFILTVLAGFLGFVKLTYPWAIPLGFGFPLLWLRNSLILSRVEKKFFFQPIQLKMIGLMYFYIIILIAVSIRIYAVCSDNYFCV; translated from the coding sequence GTGTTATTTCCTATAAAAAAAAATAGCCTATCATACGGAATGGAGAACATCTCTTGTTCTTCTATTTTTTCTTTACTTCTATATACCCTATTAATCTGGTGGCTTGCCCATGTCATTAGTGATTCGAATTTAGATAAATATGATGATATGTTAGAAGCCTATTCATGGGGCAGTCTGTGGTCATGGGGACATGATAAGCATCCTCCACTGTTTGGTTGGATTGCTGCTGCTTGGTTTCAAATTTTTCCACATGACAATATGTTTTTTTACCTTTTGTCCTATGCAGTAGTTGCTTTAGGTTTATTAGGTGTCTTCTGCTTGACTCCTCTTTTTTTGAGAAATGTTTTTGATTCGGCTTTTTCTAGCGATGCATATCTAAAGTGCTGCAAAAAATTAGGGTTCTTGAGTGTGGCTTTGCTTTTACTCTCCTTTCCCTATACCACTTTAGCTGCAAAATATAACGCAAATAGTATCTTGCTTATGCTTTGGCCATGGACAATCTATTTTTTTTTAAGGGCGACACACAAGTCTCAAAGGTTATTAGGGGGTTTATTGAATAGCCTTTTCCTTGGTTTTATGGCTGCTTTGTCAATGCTTGGAAAATATTTTTCAGGGATACTTTTGCTTACTTTATTTTTTGTTAGTTTATTACCATTGTATCGTAATTGGTATCGCAGTTTTTCTCCTTATCTTTCTTTATTGATTTTTTGTATCTGCTTAGCACCTCATTTTTATTGGTTGACTCAGAATGATTATCCTACGTTAGTGTACTTGCAAACAAAGGGAGATGGAAAAATATATTGGATTTTATGTCTAAAATTTTTGTTCGCACCTTTATTATATTGGTGCATACCCTGGTATTGGGTTCTACTAAAATTTTTTGAAGGGCCATGGTATCAGCGTATGTTGAATAGCTGGCGCGCGATTCATTTGGGGGATGATGCTTTATGGTGGATCGCTATTTTGCCTTTTATCTTAACTGTTCTGGCAGGTTTTTTGGGTTTTGTTAAATTGACTTATCCTTGGGCTATTCCTTTGGGTTTTGGTTTTCCATTACTATGGCTTCGCAACTCACTTATTCTAAGTAGGGTAGAAAAAAAATTTTTTTTTCAGCCAATACAGTTAAAAATGATTGGATTAATGTATTTTTATATCATAATTTTGATTGCTGTGAGCATACGCATTTATGCTGTGTGTAGCGACAATTATTTTTGCGTTTAG